A section of the Castanea sativa cultivar Marrone di Chiusa Pesio chromosome 12, ASM4071231v1 genome encodes:
- the LOC142620514 gene encoding uncharacterized protein LOC142620514: protein MEKLDFALVTTFRKLRHYFQAHVINVQTDQPLKKAINKLEAAGRLIQWAVELSEFDVKYQPRSVINAQALANFIAEFTPRGIRVILKSPKGDKLEYAARLQYQTTNNEVEYEALLKGLELAKSLEAESIIVKGDSQLVINQVNGLCEAKEDRMKKYLNKVKWLV from the exons atggagaagctagacTTTGCTTTAGTCACGACTTttaggaagctgaggcattattttcaagctcatgttaTCAACGTCCAGACAGATCAACCCTTaaagaaagcaataaacaagttggaagccgcaGGGCGACTAATCCAATGGGCTGTggaacttagtgagtttgatgtcaAGTACCAACCAAGGAGTGTGATAAATGCACAAGCATTGGCAAatttcattgcggagttcactcCAA GAGGGATTAGAGTCATACTAAAGTCCCCTAAAGGAGATAAGTTAGAATATGCAGCCCGTTTACAataccaaaccaccaacaacgaagttGAATATGAAGCTCTCCTTAAAGGgctagaattggctaagtctttGGAGGCAGAGTCAATAATAGTTAAAGGAGACTCTCAATTGGTTATTAATCAAGTGAATGGACTATGTGAAGCTAAGgaggatcgaatgaagaaatacctcaacaaagtaAAGTGGCTCGTCTAG
- the LOC142619777 gene encoding rab escort protein 1-like isoform X2 — protein MSEDASSYPPIEPTNFDVIVVGTGLPESVIAAAASANGKTVLHLDPNSSYGSHYASLPLHDLSNFLNSHPAPPPSTSSNGHDFTPVPLAPRPLYSHVEISSFVPEILDDEHSRKFNIDLCGPRVLFCADKSIDLILKSGANQYIDFKSIDSSFVCDASGRLTNVPDSRAAIFKDKSLGLTEKNQLMRFFKLVQQHLGGGENENERISEQDLESPFVEFLKKMRLPPKIKSIILYAIAMADYDQDNVELCQDVLQTKDGIDRLALYNSSVGRFPNALGAFLYPIYGHGELPQAFCRRAAVKCCIHVLRMPMIALLMDKCTGHYKGVRLSSGQDLFSHQLILDPSSVVPLPLISSPTDSPRENRQILGLGDEKRKVARGICITRSSLMPDTSNFLVVYPPRSLYPEQVTSIRALQIGSDLAVCPSGMFVLYFCTLCHDANQGIKSLNAAMDSILTLPKSSHSESSTTVYSENSAEVKPTVLWKALYIQELTMDQFESINSTAMPDGNFNYNNILDAALKLFQKMYPDEELFPETVSPENPEDDNEFSVET, from the exons ATGAGCGAAGACGCTTCATCATACCCTCCGATCGAACCAACCAATTTCGACGTGATCGTCGTCGGCACAGGTCTACCGGAATCCGTAATCGCCGCCGCAGCCTCCGCAAACGGCAAAACCGTCCTCCACCTTGACCCGAACTCCTCCTACGGGTCCCACTACGCGTCTCTCCCTCTCCACGACCTCTCAAATTTCCTCAATTCCCATCCTGCCCCTCCTCCCTCCACCTCATCCAACGGCCACGATTTCACCCCCGTACCTCTCGCCCCTCGCCCCCTCTACTCCCACGTCGAAATTTCCTCTTTTGTCCCTGAGATCCTCGACGATGAACATTCCAGAAAATTCAACATCGACTTGTGTGGACCTAGGGTTTTGTTCTGCGCCGATAAATCCATCGATCTGATCCTGAAATCTGGGGCGAACCAGTACATTGACTTCAAGAGCATCGATTCGAGCTTCGTGTGCGATGCGAGTGGGAGATTGACGAACGTGCCGGACTCTCGGGCCGCGATATTCAAGGATAAGAGCTTGGGGTTGACGGAGAAGAACCAGTTGATGAGGTTCTTCAAGCTTGTTCAGCAACACTTGGGTGGTGGTGAAAACGAGAATGAGAGGATTTCGGAGCAGGATTTGGAGAGCCCGTTCGTCGAGTTCTTGAAGAAAATGCGGTTGCCTCCAAAGATTAAATC GATTATTCTGTATGCTATAGCCATGGCCGATTATGATCAGGACAATGTGGAGCTATGCCAGGATGTACTTCAGACAAAAGATGGTATAGATCGTTTGGCTCTCTACAACTCATCGGTTGGCAG GTTTCCAAATGCACTTGGGGCTTTCCTTTATCCAATTTATGGTCATGGGGAACTACCGCAAGCTTTTTGCCGCCGTGCTGCTGTCAAATGTTGCATTCAT GTTCTGCGAATGCCAATGATTGCCCTACTTATGGACAAG TGTACTGGGCATTATAAAGGAGTTAGATTATCTTCAGGTCAAGACTTATTCAGCCACCAGTTAATCCTGGATCCATCCTCCGTAGTTCCGTTGCCATTAATTTCATCTCCAACAGATTCTCCAAGAGAAAATCGTCAAATTTTAGGTCTGGGAGATGAAAAAAGGAAAGTTGCTCGGGGAATATGCATTACAAGGAGTTCCTTAATGCCAGATACATCGAATTTTCTGGTGGTATATCCTCCAAGAT CTTTGTACCCTGAACAGGTTACATCAATTCGAGCTCTCCAAATAGGTAGCGATTTAGCTGTTTGTCCATCAGGCAT GTTTGTATTATACTTTTGTACTTTGTGTCACGATGCCAACCAAGGGATAAAGTCACTGAATGCTGCCATGGATTCTATTCTCACACTACCCAAGTCCTCACATTCTGAAAGTAGTACAACTGTTTACAGTGAAAATTCAGCAGAAGTAAAGCCCACTGTACTCTGGAAAGCATTGTATATTCAGGAGCTTACCATG GATCAATTTGAATCTATCAACTCCACTGCGATGCCAGATGGAAATTTCAATTACAATAATATTTTGGATGCAGCTTTGAAG
- the LOC142620513 gene encoding uncharacterized protein LOC142620513, with protein sequence MFKEASFVQLPREENVEADALAKAASIGGTMDKYDKAQYMPSIDLLEIQQIEGGENWTTPIIVYLKEGRLLEDRDKARKLRVRAAKYVLVDEVLYKRGFSQPYLRCLAPDESNYILREVHEGACGNYSGARSLVHKVIHAGYYWPTIQADAKAYIKVCD encoded by the coding sequence ATGTTTAAAGAAgcaagttttgttcaactcccgaGGGAGGAAAACGTGGAAGCAGATGCtttggcaaaagcagcttcgaTAGGAGGAACTATGGACAAGTATGACAAAGCccagtacatgccgagcatagacctTCTAGAGATACAACAGATAgaagggggagaaaattggacGACTCCAATAATAGTCTATCTTAAAGAAGGAAGGCTTCTAGAAGATAGGGACAAGgctaggaagttgagggtcagggcTGCTAAGTACGTCCTCGTAGATGAAGTACTATACAAACGAGGCTTTTCTCAGCCCTACCTAAGGTGCCTAGCTCCAGACGAGTCAAACTATAtattgagggaagttcatgaaggagcatgtgggaaTTACTCGGGAGCGAGATCACTAGTTCATAAGGTCATCCAtgcaggctactactggccGACTATCcaagcagatgctaaggcttatATCAAGGTGTGTGACTAG